One window from the genome of Sandaracinaceae bacterium encodes:
- a CDS encoding polyhydroxyalkanoic acid system family protein, producing the protein MMNLERRYSFQDDQAVARLVALTDYWHRNYGLTATWTGSACHVHGKVKGVKFDARVTVTGGLVRADVDAGFLAEKLGGRKYVEGKLEDYLNPARSLEELRARASG; encoded by the coding sequence ATGATGAACCTCGAGCGCCGCTATTCCTTCCAAGATGACCAAGCCGTGGCGCGCCTGGTCGCCCTCACCGACTACTGGCACCGCAACTACGGGCTGACCGCCACCTGGACCGGCAGCGCCTGCCACGTGCACGGCAAGGTCAAGGGCGTGAAGTTCGACGCCCGCGTCACCGTGACCGGCGGGCTGGTGCGCGCCGACGTGGACGCCGGCTTCCTGGCCGAGAAGCTCGGCGGCCGGAAGTACGTGGAGGGCAAGCTGGAGGACTATCTGAACCCGGCGAGGAGCCTGGAGGAGCTGCGGGCGCGCGCTAGCGGGTGA
- a CDS encoding adenylate/guanylate cyclase domain-containing protein has protein sequence MTNYDLLKGSDARLWDLIELRTKPDADTDAVDRRIWDLFGERWAIMFTDLSGFSRHAAKFGITHFLQIIHEKKKMLLPIVAAHDGILLKVEADSFLIIFRRPDRALQCAIEMQRRCQLTNERRLPEEQIILCLGIGYGDVLRVGDHDVWGREVNAASKLGEDTAGPNEILVTGAAQAELGAITGVRYELIDDKIPGSDVNYRCLYL, from the coding sequence ATGACCAACTACGACCTACTCAAGGGCAGCGACGCGCGCTTGTGGGACCTGATCGAGCTCCGCACCAAGCCGGACGCCGACACGGACGCCGTCGACCGGCGCATCTGGGACCTGTTCGGCGAGCGCTGGGCCATCATGTTCACGGACCTGAGCGGCTTCTCGCGGCACGCGGCCAAGTTCGGCATCACGCACTTCCTGCAGATCATCCACGAGAAGAAGAAGATGCTGCTGCCCATCGTGGCGGCGCACGACGGCATCCTTCTCAAGGTCGAAGCCGACAGCTTCCTGATCATCTTCCGGCGCCCCGACCGCGCGCTCCAGTGCGCCATCGAGATGCAGCGCCGCTGCCAGCTCACCAACGAGCGGCGCCTCCCGGAGGAGCAGATCATCCTGTGCCTCGGCATTGGGTACGGCGACGTGCTACGCGTGGGGGACCACGACGTGTGGGGTCGCGAGGTCAACGCCGCCAGCAAGCTGGGCGAGGACACCGCGGGGCCCAACGAAATCCTGGTCACCGGGGCGGCGCAGGCCGAGCTGGGCGCCATCACCGGGGTGCGCTACGAGCTGATCGACGACAAGATTCCGGGCTCCGACGTGAACTACCGCTGCCTCTACCTCTGA
- a CDS encoding ABC transporter ATP-binding protein gives MTAQKTSATRTAEANVPSDAPSIRAVQLTKWYGQVTALQDVSLHLGPGIWGLLGPNGSGKTTFLRLAAGQLRPSLGSVRVCGAAPFANPEVLRRVGLCPEADAMYDELTALEQVSAMAELSGYTPKEARERAAYALGVFGLTDAMERRVGGYSRGMRQRTKLAQSIVHEPDVLILDEPLTGTDPRSKQVILEALRDRAAAGAVVLFSTHVLHEVEALTDRVMLIARGQLVAQGEVAEIRDLLHEHPHHVHVRCERPREFASLVLRADASVASIQMHSDAVTFRTATPDQTYAKIAEVALEHKHPIESITSPDATLEALFHYLVERGSAGAGTGADAAVGAAKAVGA, from the coding sequence GTGACCGCCCAGAAGACCAGCGCCACGCGCACCGCCGAGGCCAACGTGCCGAGCGACGCCCCCAGCATCCGCGCCGTGCAGCTCACCAAGTGGTACGGGCAGGTCACCGCGCTGCAAGACGTGTCCTTGCACCTGGGGCCCGGCATCTGGGGCCTGCTGGGGCCCAACGGCTCGGGCAAGACCACCTTCCTGCGCTTGGCGGCGGGCCAGCTGCGCCCCAGCCTCGGCAGCGTGCGCGTGTGCGGCGCCGCTCCGTTCGCCAACCCCGAGGTGCTGCGCCGCGTGGGCCTCTGCCCCGAAGCCGACGCCATGTACGACGAGCTCACCGCCCTCGAGCAGGTGTCCGCCATGGCGGAGCTGAGCGGCTACACCCCGAAGGAAGCGCGTGAGCGTGCCGCCTATGCGCTCGGCGTGTTCGGCCTGACCGACGCCATGGAGCGCCGCGTGGGGGGCTACAGCCGCGGCATGCGGCAGCGCACCAAGCTGGCGCAGAGCATCGTGCACGAGCCGGACGTGCTGATCCTGGACGAGCCGCTCACCGGCACGGACCCGCGCAGCAAGCAGGTCATCCTCGAGGCCCTGCGCGACCGCGCGGCCGCTGGCGCCGTGGTGCTGTTCTCCACCCACGTGCTGCACGAGGTGGAGGCCCTCACCGACCGCGTCATGCTCATCGCGCGCGGCCAGCTGGTGGCGCAGGGTGAGGTCGCCGAGATCCGCGACCTGCTGCACGAGCACCCGCACCACGTGCACGTGCGCTGCGAGCGCCCGCGGGAGTTCGCGAGCCTGGTGCTGCGCGCCGACGCCTCCGTGGCCAGCATCCAGATGCACTCGGACGCGGTCACCTTCCGCACGGCCACGCCCGACCAGACCTACGCCAAGATCGCGGAGGTGGCGCTCGAGCACAAGCACCCCATCGAGAGCATCACCAGCCCGGACGCCACGCTCGAGGCGCTCTTCCACTACCTGGTGGAGCGCGGCTCCGCGGGAGCCGGCACCGGCGCCGACGCCGCCGTGGGCGCCGCCAAGGCGGTGGGCGCGTGA
- a CDS encoding ABC transporter permease, with translation MSTANTEQKPRHVVPPVPSLGASITIHARLQALRLLRGAKLKLALAATLPMVAAVGIAANLGDDALDTLRSGYRLALFGLLGYLLPFLFASGAISEEVESRTFTYLASRPASRLGMVFGKWLTGVAFSATLLGGAAILMHISALASSPTLFVDELPLLGRTIGALTLLSAGYCALTMFFGALIPSAAGLVGGLYLAIIEFITATLGPGHLPLLTLHHHTLLLSGANPDLEPVVRLSVALALVLAFTLIWLGLAALAVVPREFREGSA, from the coding sequence GTGAGCACCGCCAACACCGAGCAGAAGCCGCGCCACGTGGTGCCGCCGGTGCCCTCGCTGGGTGCGTCCATCACCATCCACGCGCGCCTGCAAGCCCTGCGCTTGCTGCGCGGCGCCAAGCTCAAGCTGGCGCTGGCCGCCACGCTGCCCATGGTCGCGGCGGTGGGCATCGCCGCCAACCTGGGCGACGACGCGCTCGACACGCTGCGCAGCGGCTACCGCCTCGCGCTCTTCGGCCTGCTGGGGTACCTGCTGCCGTTCTTGTTCGCGTCGGGCGCCATCTCGGAAGAGGTGGAGTCCCGCACGTTCACCTACCTGGCCTCTCGCCCGGCCAGCCGCCTGGGCATGGTGTTCGGCAAGTGGCTCACGGGCGTGGCCTTCTCGGCCACCCTGCTGGGCGGCGCGGCCATCCTCATGCACATCAGCGCGCTGGCGTCGTCCCCCACGCTGTTCGTAGACGAGCTGCCGCTGCTGGGCCGCACCATCGGCGCGCTCACGCTGCTGTCGGCCGGCTACTGCGCGCTCACCATGTTCTTCGGCGCGCTCATCCCCTCGGCGGCGGGCCTGGTGGGTGGCCTCTACCTCGCCATCATCGAGTTCATCACCGCCACGCTCGGGCCCGGCCACTTGCCGCTGCTCACGCTGCACCACCACACGCTGCTGCTGAGCGGCGCCAACCCGGACCTCGAGCCCGTGGTGCGGCTGTCGGTGGCGCTGGCGCTGGTGCTGGCCTTCACGCTCATCTGGCTCGGCCTCGCCGCGCTCGCCGTCGTCCCGCGCGAGTTCCGCGAAGGCTCGGCCTGA
- a CDS encoding Uma2 family endonuclease: MTSPAKRRATYDDLCALPEDVTGEIIAGELYTQPRPGGPHALVTSGLGMDLGAPFDRGRGGPGGWFFVDEPELHLEGDVLVPDLAAWRVERLPAEARTGNSFSVVPDWVAEVASPSTTQRDRLIKVPVYASHGVAHLWLVEPVEGRVEAYELNAGRWVWLGTWADELAAAIPPFDAVPLDLVRLWNSTGLRG; encoded by the coding sequence ATGACGTCGCCCGCCAAGCGTCGCGCCACGTACGACGATCTATGCGCGCTGCCCGAGGACGTGACGGGCGAGATCATCGCGGGCGAGCTCTACACGCAGCCTCGTCCGGGCGGACCGCATGCCCTGGTCACGTCTGGTTTGGGGATGGACCTCGGCGCGCCCTTCGATCGCGGTCGCGGCGGGCCTGGTGGGTGGTTCTTCGTGGATGAACCCGAGCTTCACCTGGAAGGTGATGTCTTGGTACCCGACCTCGCCGCGTGGCGAGTCGAGCGCCTGCCCGCCGAGGCCCGCACAGGGAATAGCTTCAGCGTGGTCCCCGACTGGGTCGCCGAGGTGGCGTCGCCATCGACCACCCAGCGCGACCGCCTCATCAAGGTGCCTGTCTACGCGTCACACGGCGTTGCGCACCTGTGGCTCGTCGAGCCCGTCGAAGGTCGCGTTGAAGCCTATGAGCTCAACGCAGGCCGCTGGGTGTGGCTGGGTACCTGGGCGGACGAGCTCGCTGCCGCCATCCCGCCCTTCGATGCGGTCCCGCTCGATCTCGTCCGTTTGTGGAACAGCACGGGGTTGCGGGGTTAG
- a CDS encoding TlyA family RNA methyltransferase — MPKTRVDVLLEQRGLAPTRQKAQALILAGVVFSGDRRMDKAGEKLDDEAPLSVKGEDHPFVSRGGVKLTGALDAFAFDPAGHVAADFGASTGGFTDCLLQRGATRVYAIDVGYGQLHHKLREDPRVVVMERVNARHLVAGALPEPVSLVVIDASFIGLEKLLPAAHALLRDGGDVLAMVKPQFQVGRDQLGKGGVVRDPALRAAAVEAVARAARALGFEERGRVDAPIKGPKGNQEAFLWLVKTGPAPGIETTPGEA, encoded by the coding sequence GTGCCGAAGACCCGCGTCGACGTCTTGCTGGAGCAGCGTGGGCTCGCTCCCACGCGCCAGAAGGCGCAGGCCCTCATCCTGGCGGGTGTGGTGTTCTCGGGCGACCGCCGCATGGACAAAGCCGGCGAGAAGCTCGATGACGAAGCCCCGCTGAGCGTGAAGGGCGAGGACCACCCCTTCGTGTCGCGCGGCGGGGTGAAGCTCACGGGCGCGCTCGACGCCTTCGCCTTCGACCCCGCGGGGCACGTGGCGGCCGACTTCGGAGCGTCCACCGGCGGCTTCACCGACTGCCTGCTGCAGCGCGGCGCCACGCGCGTGTACGCCATCGACGTGGGCTACGGGCAGCTGCACCACAAGCTGCGCGAGGACCCGCGCGTGGTGGTGATGGAGCGCGTGAACGCGCGGCACCTGGTGGCGGGGGCGCTGCCCGAGCCCGTCTCGCTGGTGGTCATCGACGCCAGCTTCATCGGGCTCGAGAAGCTGCTGCCCGCGGCGCACGCGCTGCTGCGCGATGGGGGCGACGTGCTGGCCATGGTGAAGCCCCAGTTCCAGGTGGGGCGCGACCAGCTGGGCAAGGGCGGCGTGGTGCGCGACCCGGCGCTGCGTGCCGCCGCCGTGGAGGCCGTGGCGCGCGCCGCCCGGGCGCTCGGCTTCGAGGAGCGCGGCCGTGTGGACGCGCCCATCAAGGGGCCCAAGGGCAACCAAGAGGCCTTCCTCTGGCTGGTCAAGACGGGCCCCGCGCCTGGAATTGAGACCACCCCCGGCGAAGCCTGA
- a CDS encoding PhoH family protein, translated as MKKTYVLDTNVVLHDPLAIYKFEENEVVIPIFVIEEVDQFKKELSELGRNARTIVRILDELRAQEGASLQAGVVLRETGGLLRVSVPKVEPRRGGHGAMDNAILQAALDLRDASPDQPVVFITMDSNLRIRADVLGLRAENYEGGRIDIDELYSGIVTVDTSADLVNALAARENVDITRLSDDTDITRLHPNAGVVLRERGQPKHTALGVHDAKLGALTPLRVGKQGCWGVRPRNLEQYFALDLLLRPEVHLVTLVGKAGTGKTLLAIAAGLQSVVDDGAFSRMLVSRPIFPLGRDLGFLPGTVEEKLNPWMQPIYDNLEYIFTSGRGRMTDGRDYTELVAAGVIQVEALTYIRGRSLPSQYLIVDEAQNLTPHQVKTVITRAGANTKVVLTGDPYQIDNPYVDAASNGLTIVAQRFQDERIGAHVTLTKGERSELAERATQLL; from the coding sequence GTGAAAAAAACCTACGTCCTCGACACCAATGTCGTCCTCCATGATCCCCTGGCCATCTACAAGTTCGAGGAGAACGAGGTGGTCATCCCGATCTTCGTGATCGAGGAGGTGGACCAGTTCAAGAAGGAGCTGAGTGAGCTGGGCCGCAACGCCCGCACCATCGTCCGCATCCTGGACGAGCTGCGAGCGCAGGAGGGGGCCTCCCTGCAAGCCGGTGTGGTGCTGCGCGAGACCGGGGGCCTGCTGCGCGTGTCCGTGCCCAAGGTGGAGCCGCGCCGCGGTGGCCACGGGGCCATGGACAACGCCATCCTGCAGGCCGCGCTCGACCTGCGGGATGCCTCGCCGGACCAGCCCGTGGTGTTCATCACCATGGACTCCAACCTGCGCATCCGCGCAGACGTGCTGGGCCTGCGCGCCGAGAACTACGAGGGCGGGCGCATCGACATCGACGAGCTGTACAGCGGCATCGTCACGGTGGACACCTCGGCCGACCTGGTGAACGCGCTGGCCGCGCGCGAGAACGTGGACATCACGCGGCTGAGCGACGACACGGACATCACGCGGCTGCATCCGAACGCGGGCGTGGTGCTGCGCGAGCGCGGTCAGCCCAAGCACACGGCGCTGGGCGTGCACGACGCCAAGCTGGGCGCGCTCACGCCGCTGCGCGTGGGCAAGCAGGGCTGCTGGGGTGTGCGCCCGCGCAACCTCGAGCAGTACTTTGCGCTCGACCTCTTGCTGCGCCCCGAGGTGCACCTGGTCACGCTGGTGGGCAAGGCCGGCACGGGCAAGACGCTGCTGGCCATCGCGGCGGGGCTGCAGTCCGTGGTGGACGACGGGGCCTTCAGCCGCATGCTGGTGAGCCGCCCCATCTTCCCTCTCGGGCGTGACCTCGGCTTCCTGCCGGGCACCGTGGAGGAAAAGCTCAATCCGTGGATGCAGCCCATCTACGACAACCTCGAGTACATCTTCACGTCCGGGCGCGGGCGCATGACCGACGGTCGCGACTACACGGAGCTGGTGGCCGCGGGCGTCATCCAGGTGGAGGCCCTCACCTACATCCGCGGGCGCTCGCTGCCCAGCCAGTACCTGATCGTGGACGAGGCGCAGAACCTCACGCCGCACCAGGTGAAGACGGTCATCACGCGCGCGGGGGCCAACACCAAGGTGGTGCTCACGGGCGACCCCTACCAGATCGACAACCCCTACGTGGACGCCGCCAGCAACGGCCTCACCATCGTGGCCCAGCGCTTCCAGGACGAGCGCATCGGCGCGCACGTGACGCTGACCAAGGGGGAGCGCAGTGAGCTCGCCGAGCGTGCCACGCAGCTGCTCTAG
- the coaD gene encoding pantetheine-phosphate adenylyltransferase: MTHAIYPGSFDPITNGHMSILESGLVSFERITVAVLNNEKKQPLFSVEERIEITRSAIEMRGLDTSRIEIDSFDGLLVNYCQRKNATVILRGLRAVADFEYELQMANMNRHLNDEIVTTFIMANDAYFYVSSNLCKEVCRLGGDVSKLVPPPVDARLLAKLKPGK, encoded by the coding sequence ATGACCCACGCCATCTACCCCGGCTCGTTCGACCCGATCACCAACGGGCACATGTCCATCCTCGAGAGCGGGCTGGTGTCGTTCGAGCGCATCACCGTTGCGGTGCTCAACAACGAGAAGAAGCAGCCGCTGTTCTCCGTGGAAGAGCGCATCGAGATCACCCGCTCCGCCATCGAGATGCGCGGCCTCGACACCTCGCGCATCGAGATCGACTCGTTCGATGGCCTGCTGGTCAACTACTGCCAGCGCAAGAACGCCACCGTCATCCTGCGCGGCCTGCGCGCCGTGGCCGACTTCGAGTACGAGCTGCAGATGGCCAACATGAACCGCCACCTGAACGACGAGATCGTGACCACGTTCATCATGGCCAACGACGCGTACTTCTACGTCTCGTCGAACCTCTGCAAAGAGGTGTGCAGGTTGGGCGGCGACGTCTCCAAGCTGGTGCCGCCGCCCGTGGACGCGAGGCTCCTGGCCAAGCTCAAGCCCGGCAAGTAG
- a CDS encoding DUF1704 domain-containing protein has translation MTAANVGRAALRTRDARQVELDDELGRVLRENRLLAFVTPVNAASERERLTEALAAGKPAEPKWELPPAVSPESRVDARRRVERLTRLAEDVPAAGMYQRRLSELALDLQLLENVGVPRRLRPIARQRYGDGREPAFAELPGGPTLRELAERLLADTPPEPEEKVVPATGRGSLAELARRAARLLDLDIRIRVEKHLVSGAAAGERTMFIADRAFGEREARRLVVHEVMGHLVAAFNGRAQPLGIFALGTGGAYADQEGMCITLEEEAGLLDSNRLRALAARVLTTDWVHEGASFAEAARRLHHDHGFSPDRAVVLCERAYRGGGVARDVVYLRSWLRVRRALRTAPRTIERMRIGKVGLDDLPELEWLARERWVDLQPPYLPGLSLARSLASTGGGTSLDTSPPNLHTSLQRFDET, from the coding sequence GTGACGGCCGCCAACGTGGGCCGGGCCGCGCTGCGCACGCGTGACGCCCGCCAGGTGGAGCTGGACGACGAGCTGGGGCGCGTGCTGCGCGAGAACCGCCTGCTGGCCTTCGTGACCCCGGTGAACGCGGCCTCGGAGCGCGAGCGCCTGACCGAGGCGCTGGCGGCTGGGAAGCCCGCGGAGCCCAAGTGGGAGCTGCCTCCCGCCGTGAGCCCTGAGTCACGCGTGGACGCGCGCCGCCGCGTGGAGCGCCTCACGCGCTTGGCCGAAGACGTGCCCGCCGCCGGCATGTACCAGCGGCGCCTGAGCGAGCTGGCGCTGGACCTGCAGCTGCTCGAGAACGTGGGGGTGCCCCGGCGCCTGCGGCCCATCGCGCGGCAGCGCTACGGCGACGGTCGCGAGCCGGCCTTCGCCGAGCTGCCCGGGGGGCCCACGCTGCGGGAGCTGGCCGAGCGGCTGCTGGCCGACACGCCCCCCGAGCCCGAGGAGAAGGTGGTGCCCGCCACCGGGCGTGGGAGCCTGGCCGAGCTGGCCCGGCGCGCGGCGCGCTTGCTGGACCTCGACATCCGCATCCGCGTGGAGAAGCACCTGGTGTCCGGCGCGGCCGCGGGCGAGCGCACCATGTTCATCGCCGACCGCGCGTTTGGCGAGCGCGAGGCCCGCCGCCTGGTGGTGCACGAGGTCATGGGCCACCTGGTGGCTGCGTTCAACGGCCGCGCGCAGCCGCTGGGCATCTTCGCGCTGGGCACCGGTGGCGCCTATGCGGACCAAGAGGGCATGTGCATCACGCTCGAAGAGGAGGCCGGCCTGCTGGACAGTAACCGCCTGCGGGCGCTCGCGGCGCGCGTGCTGACCACCGACTGGGTGCACGAGGGTGCCAGCTTCGCCGAGGCCGCGCGGCGCCTGCACCATGACCACGGCTTCTCGCCGGACCGCGCCGTGGTGCTGTGCGAGCGGGCCTACCGCGGCGGCGGCGTGGCCCGCGACGTGGTCTACCTGCGCAGCTGGCTGCGGGTGCGGCGGGCCCTGCGCACGGCACCGCGCACCATCGAGCGCATGCGCATCGGCAAGGTGGGCCTCGACGACCTGCCCGAGCTCGAGTGGCTGGCGCGCGAGCGCTGGGTGGACCTGCAGCCGCCCTACTTGCCGGGCTTGAGCTTGGCCAGGAGCCTCGCGTCCACCGGCGGCGGCACCAGCTTGGACACGTCGCCGCCCAACCTGCACACCTCTTTGCAGAGGTTCGACGAGACGTAG
- a CDS encoding RsmD family RNA methyltransferase, whose translation MRIVGGTLGGRRFDGPPSDLTRPTSERVREALASALDARDAIRDVRVLDLFAGTGALAFEALSRGATDACLVERDPRVVKAAQQSIAALGLGERCVVVRADLGAPLASLERSLFATLRARGPFGLVFADPPYADIERVPALLDALVERDLLTRDATVVLEHRHAQPPGPCTLLASAAVYRYGDTGVRLLTVT comes from the coding sequence GTGCGCATCGTGGGTGGCACGCTCGGTGGTCGACGCTTCGACGGCCCGCCGTCGGACCTGACCCGGCCCACGTCGGAGCGGGTGCGCGAGGCGCTGGCGTCCGCCCTCGACGCGCGTGACGCCATCCGTGATGTGCGCGTGCTGGACCTGTTCGCGGGCACCGGCGCGCTGGCCTTCGAGGCGCTCTCGCGTGGGGCCACCGACGCCTGCCTGGTGGAGCGTGACCCGCGCGTGGTGAAGGCCGCGCAGCAGAGCATCGCGGCGCTGGGCCTGGGCGAGCGCTGCGTGGTGGTCCGGGCCGACCTGGGCGCCCCGCTCGCCTCCCTCGAGCGCAGCCTGTTCGCCACGCTGCGCGCGCGCGGCCCGTTCGGCCTGGTGTTCGCGGACCCGCCGTATGCCGACATCGAGCGAGTGCCCGCGCTGCTGGACGCCCTGGTAGAGCGTGACCTGCTGACCCGTGACGCGACCGTGGTGCTCGAGCACCGGCACGCCCAGCCCCCCGGCCCTTGCACGCTACTCGCGTCTGCGGCGGTCTACCGCTATGGTGACACCGGTGTGCGCCTCCTGACGGTGACCTAG
- a CDS encoding DUF58 domain-containing protein, with amino-acid sequence MSAPSPRPWARRFARVGRLVRRVRDWTPFTALGLCVGLAAAVGLRVFAFARLDLVWLVVAYALLGLLAFDLLLVVVATVVLKVRLRAPEGQVLVTQTETPTLTGFVLPRWTFVPLIRVQHELVAPVHASLVESPWAGRPRELQDEGPLRDAEWVRFARRGEASVIERRVVVSDVLGLSQLAFRLRQELSLAVRPHPGALERMPVLTSLAAGDEQAHPLGAADGDRIELRRYQPGDPARFIHWKIYARTGKLLVRQPERSLTQTTRTVAYLIAGPRDEASAAAARVALEQGALGADWLFGADGTPTPASDLPAALEAIVRSGDTHAKPAGDASGDTHPSLLEPFIQEAELRGPARIVVFAPPTPGEWVSSLGSLLELAAARPGRVHVVIGVDGVSRHTPHPLAVRLLRTPAPQLNDDLAALDALRATLQAAGVDSVVVDRRSGQVLSDAHLHAALEAA; translated from the coding sequence ATGAGCGCTCCTTCTCCACGGCCCTGGGCCCGCCGCTTCGCGCGTGTGGGCCGGCTGGTGCGCCGCGTGCGCGACTGGACGCCGTTCACGGCGCTCGGGCTGTGTGTGGGGCTGGCGGCGGCGGTGGGGCTGCGGGTGTTCGCGTTTGCGCGGCTGGACCTGGTGTGGCTGGTGGTGGCGTATGCGCTCTTGGGGCTGCTGGCGTTCGACCTGCTGCTGGTGGTGGTGGCCACGGTGGTGCTCAAGGTGCGGCTGCGCGCGCCCGAGGGGCAGGTGCTGGTGACGCAGACCGAGACGCCCACGCTCACGGGCTTCGTGCTGCCGCGCTGGACGTTCGTGCCGCTCATCCGGGTGCAGCACGAGCTGGTGGCGCCGGTGCATGCATCGCTGGTGGAGTCGCCTTGGGCGGGGCGCCCGCGGGAGCTGCAGGACGAGGGGCCGCTGCGCGACGCGGAGTGGGTGCGCTTTGCGCGGCGCGGTGAGGCCAGCGTGATCGAGCGGCGCGTGGTGGTGTCCGACGTGCTGGGGCTTTCGCAGCTCGCGTTCCGGCTGCGGCAGGAGCTGTCGCTTGCCGTGCGGCCGCACCCCGGGGCGCTCGAGCGCATGCCGGTGCTCACGTCGCTCGCGGCGGGGGACGAGCAGGCTCACCCGCTCGGCGCGGCGGACGGTGACCGCATCGAGCTGCGGCGCTACCAGCCGGGCGACCCGGCGCGCTTCATCCACTGGAAGATCTACGCGCGCACCGGGAAGCTGCTGGTGCGCCAGCCCGAGCGGTCGCTCACGCAGACCACGCGCACGGTGGCGTACCTGATCGCGGGCCCGCGTGACGAAGCCAGCGCGGCGGCGGCGCGGGTGGCTCTCGAGCAGGGGGCGCTGGGCGCGGACTGGCTGTTCGGCGCGGACGGGACACCCACCCCAGCGAGCGACCTGCCGGCGGCGCTCGAGGCGATCGTCCGTTCGGGGGACACCCACGCGAAGCCTGCTGGGGACGCCTCCGGGGACACCCACCCGAGCCTGCTCGAGCCGTTCATCCAAGAGGCCGAGCTGCGCGGCCCGGCGCGCATCGTGGTGTTCGCTCCCCCCACCCCGGGCGAGTGGGTGTCCTCGCTCGGGTCCCTGCTGGAGCTCGCCGCCGCCCGGCCTGGGCGGGTGCACGTGGTCATCGGCGTGGATGGAGTGTCCCGCCACACGCCCCACCCGCTGGCTGTCCGCTTGTTGCGCACCCCAGCCCCTCAATTGAATGACGACCTGGCCGCCCTCGACGCGCTGCGCGCCACGCTCCAGGCCGCGGGCGTGGACAGCGTGGTGGTGGACCGCCGCTCGGGGCAGGTGCTGTCCGACGCTCACCTGCACGCTGCGCTGGAGGCCGCATGA
- a CDS encoding TerB family tellurite resistance protein codes for MTLDDLEPHERLAFAGLVRMMVRADGVLSPAESAALSTLAREVGSMRFWRCMTEAQQALPDMEDLSDAARNVERQPIREWIYEVLMGMAAADGNIGDSEGRMLDWLRALWGL; via the coding sequence GTGACGCTGGACGATCTCGAGCCCCACGAGCGCCTCGCCTTCGCAGGCCTGGTGCGCATGATGGTGCGCGCCGACGGGGTGCTGTCCCCCGCGGAGAGCGCGGCCCTCAGCACGCTGGCGCGCGAGGTGGGCAGCATGCGCTTCTGGCGCTGCATGACCGAGGCCCAGCAGGCCCTGCCCGACATGGAGGACCTGAGCGACGCGGCGCGCAACGTGGAGCGGCAGCCCATCCGCGAGTGGATCTACGAGGTGCTCATGGGCATGGCCGCCGCCGACGGCAACATCGGGGACTCCGAGGGCCGCATGCTGGACTGGCTGCGGGCGCTCTGGGGGCTCTGA